A stretch of the Alnus glutinosa chromosome 6, dhAlnGlut1.1, whole genome shotgun sequence genome encodes the following:
- the LOC133870170 gene encoding AIG2-like protein D isoform X2 has translation MSASCVGGTQSQSQSVHNVFVYGSLLADDVVKVLLKRIPPSSSAILNGFHRFSIKGRVYPAILPVENKKVTGKVLFGITNPELDVLDTFEDVEYERRTVEVFVTDNSEKLQAHTYVWSDKNDPNLYGDWDFEEWKRVHMNDFIKMTTEFVEELELPESKPRVATYESFYKQDGQHPPAS, from the exons ATGAGTGCGAGTTGTGTGGGTGGAACTCAGTCTCAGTCTCAGAGCGTTCACAACGTCTTCGTGTACGGCAGCCTCTTAGCGGACGACGTCGTCAAGGTGCTCCTGAAGCGTATCCCTCCATCATCCTCTGCCATCCTCAATGGCTT TCATAGATTTAGCATCAAAGGACGTGTTTATCCAGCTATTCTACCTGTGGAGAATAAGAAAGTTACAGGAAAG GTCTTGTTTGGTATCACAAATCCTGAATTAGATGTTTTAGATACTTTTGAGGATGTTGAGTATGAAAGGAGAACTGTTGAGGTTTTCGTGACG GATAATTCTGAGAAGTTACAGGCTCACACATATGTATGGAGTGACAAAAATGATCCAAACTTGTATGGAGATTGGGATTTTGAG GAATGGAAGCGAGTACACATGAATGATTTTATCAAGATGACCACTGAGTTTGTGGAAGAATTGGAGCTGCCTGAATCAAAGCCAAGAGTTGCCACATACGAATCCTTCTATAAGCAGGATGGTCAACATCCCCCCGCCTCTTAA
- the LOC133870170 gene encoding AIG2-like protein D isoform X1, whose product MSASCVGGTQSQSQSVHNVFVYGSLLADDVVKVLLKRIPPSSSAILNGFHRFSIKGRVYPAILPVENKKVTGKVLFGITNPELDVLDTFEDVEYERRTVEVFVTKILQDNSEKLQAHTYVWSDKNDPNLYGDWDFEEWKRVHMNDFIKMTTEFVEELELPESKPRVATYESFYKQDGQHPPAS is encoded by the exons ATGAGTGCGAGTTGTGTGGGTGGAACTCAGTCTCAGTCTCAGAGCGTTCACAACGTCTTCGTGTACGGCAGCCTCTTAGCGGACGACGTCGTCAAGGTGCTCCTGAAGCGTATCCCTCCATCATCCTCTGCCATCCTCAATGGCTT TCATAGATTTAGCATCAAAGGACGTGTTTATCCAGCTATTCTACCTGTGGAGAATAAGAAAGTTACAGGAAAG GTCTTGTTTGGTATCACAAATCCTGAATTAGATGTTTTAGATACTTTTGAGGATGTTGAGTATGAAAGGAGAACTGTTGAGGTTTTCGTGACG AAAATTTTGCAGGATAATTCTGAGAAGTTACAGGCTCACACATATGTATGGAGTGACAAAAATGATCCAAACTTGTATGGAGATTGGGATTTTGAG GAATGGAAGCGAGTACACATGAATGATTTTATCAAGATGACCACTGAGTTTGTGGAAGAATTGGAGCTGCCTGAATCAAAGCCAAGAGTTGCCACATACGAATCCTTCTATAAGCAGGATGGTCAACATCCCCCCGCCTCTTAA